One part of the Cyclobacteriaceae bacterium genome encodes these proteins:
- the pheS gene encoding phenylalanine--tRNA ligase subunit alpha, with amino-acid sequence MEEQIKALAIEVESFTATDKQGVEQYRLKYVSKKGVISELFEELKKMPPEEKKKVGKILNELKQGAEQKLKVLTEMLEHSASSSVDIDLTLPTIPNKIGNQHPLTLTRNRIIEIFERLGFNVADGPEIEDDWHNFSALNFPENHPAREMQDTFFVEKNPDILLRTHTSNVQIRLMTKQKPPLRAIMPGRVYRNEAISARAHCFFHQVEGLYVDRNVGFADLKQTLYHFAKEMYGKDIKIRFRPSFFPFTEPSAEIDISCLICKGDGCNVCKHTGWVEIAGSGMVHPNVLKNCGIDPEEFTGFAFGMGIERVTMLRYQVNDLRLYSENDIRFLKQFHTVI; translated from the coding sequence ATGGAAGAACAGATAAAAGCATTAGCGATAGAAGTTGAATCATTCACCGCTACAGACAAACAGGGCGTTGAACAATACCGCCTGAAGTATGTCAGTAAGAAAGGCGTTATCAGTGAGCTCTTTGAAGAATTGAAAAAGATGCCACCGGAAGAAAAAAAGAAGGTGGGAAAAATCCTGAATGAACTGAAGCAAGGTGCTGAGCAAAAACTAAAGGTACTCACCGAAATGCTGGAGCATTCCGCTTCGTCATCGGTAGATATTGACCTGACGCTACCCACAATTCCGAACAAAATTGGCAATCAACATCCGCTTACCCTTACCCGAAACAGGATCATTGAAATTTTTGAACGACTTGGTTTTAACGTTGCCGATGGCCCCGAGATTGAAGATGATTGGCACAATTTCTCAGCCTTGAATTTTCCGGAAAACCACCCGGCACGCGAAATGCAAGACACCTTTTTTGTAGAAAAGAATCCTGACATACTATTGCGCACACACACTTCCAATGTGCAGATCAGGCTGATGACAAAACAAAAGCCTCCGCTGCGTGCCATTATGCCGGGCCGCGTGTACCGTAATGAAGCCATTTCGGCACGGGCTCATTGCTTTTTCCACCAGGTAGAGGGCCTTTATGTCGATCGCAATGTTGGCTTTGCGGATTTGAAGCAAACGCTGTATCACTTTGCCAAAGAGATGTACGGCAAGGATATTAAAATCAGGTTCCGTCCTTCATTCTTCCCGTTTACAGAGCCCAGCGCTGAAATTGATATCTCTTGTTTGATCTGTAAAGGTGATGGCTGCAATGTTTGTAAACACACCGGCTGGGTTGAAATTGCCGGATCGGGTATGGTGCATCCCAACGTGTTGAAAAATTGTGGTATTGATCCGGAAGAGTTTACAGGCTTTGCCTTTGGCATGGGGATAGAACGTGTTACGATGTTACGCTATCAAGTGAACGATTTGCGTTTGTATTCCGAAAATGATATTCGCTTCCTGAAACAATTTCATACGGTAATCTAA